A stretch of DNA from Tigriopus californicus strain San Diego chromosome 8, Tcal_SD_v2.1, whole genome shotgun sequence:
AAAACCGGGGTTTGATTAATTGGGACCAAGAGCATGTCGTGATGATCCATTTCAGTCGGAGCTGTTGCTGTTACTCCCCTCGTGATGGGGCAATCATCATCGGGATCACATTCATGATCTGTTCCACCGTGGCTCTTCTCTTAGAGATAGGACTTATTGTCGAATGGTCGGacatcaaagacaacatgaatGAGCACCTTCGGCATTGTGAGTAGAAAGTGTGATGTTTTACCCCAATTGTGCAAATTTCATTGCCCAAgttaaattttcatttcagttaCATACCCTTTGATTCTCGTGAGCTTCGTCTTAAGTTTCACTTCATTGATTTTCTCAATCTTATTACTCAGTGGGGTTAAGCGGGTAGGTACATTGTTCCACGTTAATGGGATCTCTATAGTTATGCacataaataaataaacaGCTTTAAGTGCGAAGTTtctggctctttttttttcagggaaAGAGTGCGTTTCTAATACCGTGGCTCATTTGGTCCGTTCTGTATTTGTTCATTGGTTTGGCTAGTTCCACCTACGAGATCTGGACTGGAGGAGGATCTCTCACCATCAAAATCATCCTCCCTATAACATACGCTTTAGTGCATGGGTTCTGGGGCTATTCTATTCTATGCGTATATTCCTACTATGGGGAGCTACGGCAGGGCGAAAAAGATAAGGAACACGACGACAAAGAAGCCGAGTATTGCTCTGACCGCAACAACCACCATGAGAGTGGATTTGAGCCAGAACCTTCCGAGAAGGATATCATCTATCTCGATGATTTGTTTCATCCCAAGATCCATCCCCATGACGTGTGGAGGGTAGACAATGAGGGCTACGATAATCCGTATGGATACACTGCAAACCAACGCACAAGTACTCGAGGAAAGCGGAAGAAAAAAACGTTTACCATGTGATTTTGATGTATCGACATAATGTAGTTGTAATGAAGAAACTTAGAAACCAAGCACAATGTCATCgataaaaaatgaaggttTGAAATATTAGTTAACCCGTGCCAATGCTCACAGATCGATCTATGAGTAATCAAGAAGCTGCCTTTAGATTGGAAGGTATTCAAGTGGTAGAATAAGTAACGTAACCTTTATCTGGACAAAGACCAAGAAATCACGCAAGTATCAAACAACCATAGGTGGGCATCATTAACCAAATGGTATCCTTCGTTAATCGTTAACCATTTCACAACAAGTTAACTTCCATTTCACAGGCCAGCAAAGGGGGACAAGACGTGATAAGCCCGTAATATTTCACCACCATGAATTCAAATCCCGTCAAGCAAAGGTTGGAGACATTCTAAAAGTACCACACAACGTGATACGTAGTAAGCTGATATTAGATCTGAGTAGAATTGAAGTGAAGCAGAccgaaaaatgaaatggtcatCGGAAGATTGGACTTTGTAAAACCAACGATTGAAAGATTAACGCCCACCTATGGAAGCAACAACAAGCAAACCCAACGAATAAACCAAGACATTTCACCTACGGTATGAGGCtggccaagccaaaaaaaaaacaatgaaacagGAACAACCAGGTACATAGGCGCTAAATAACAGGATGCTGCTCAACAATTTGGCAATGCCAACGTACTCACATTttcccctcctcctccgcgctaaaataaaattgaaCGATATGCATATTCAAGAGTGAAAATTCTCGTTCAATGTCAATGGCAGTGTTAAATGGACTCAAACTGATTAAGGTAAAAACAATCGgaagaaagaacaaaaaaaaattgaaaagaggaCATCTGGATTGAATCTCCGCTTAAGACTCAAGAACCAAAACATGTTGCTGCATATCATGGCTCGTCGGTACTGAAAATGCCTCTCCCTTTTTCTAATTACTTGCTTGCCATGGCAATATTTATGTTCTTAAAATATTCACCTCAAATGCTGAATATCTACTATCCAACTTGGGCCGACTGTACGAGGGGAGATGTCGCCGAATGGGGTCAAGTTCATGGACACTCAGAAGATGGCTGGTGAGTAGATCCGAGATAATCAGCATGGATTGACCCCAGATATGAAGGTCGTTGTTGCAACTCCCATCGTTACTGGCCACCCGATGTTGGGACCCCGGATTGGCGCGTTCATCTTCCATTGCCGAATGAGGCACGTAGAAGTACTTGGGTAGTACAGGATCTGAGGATAACGTTCTCGTTTAGCCAAATCTCATATTTGTTAGCATGTATGAGCTTTCGTTACCTCCTTTGTCATTGTAAGCCAAACGTTTTCGCATCAGATCTTGGTATTTGTCCACCTGAGCATTGTTGTTCTTGAACACCCCATCGATGACCATGAACGCAAAGAACATGGGCCATTCGCACTCGACATGGTCGAATTCTTGAACTTTGCCGTCTTCGTAAAAACGTTTATTGGGATCCTCGAGGACCGTACCAAAACCATCGCGTGAGAACCGCTTGAAGCCGTAAGTTCCGGCCAAGTTCTTGACCACATTCAATTTTGCAGCTTCATAGAGCACTTGGTCGTGAGTGGCAAATCCCGGAAACGAGATGGTGGGCAAAAGGGCCGCATCCACAAATTTTGTGTCCGATTCACGGGGTAGGAGGGTCTCGAAGATGCTTCGATTACGATTATGCGCGTCAATATCCACATACACAACCGACCAGGAGGCTCCTTTGTCGCCAAAGAGGTTGCAACCATTGATAGCCTCCAGAGCAGCTTTGGCCAATCCAATGGAgctgaataaaaaaaaagatgaaataacAGGCTTCAACCCCACATTTCATGTGGTTCATCAAACAGGTCTCAAAGACACCTCCCCTCCCCATCCACTTACCTGGCATTAACTTCTCTGGTTCGGTTGTTATAGACGGTGCCCCGCTCCCACATGCCAAAATCCGGCGTTCGATAGGCTCGTTCCACATAGTAGACCAGGTTCTGAATGAAATGGACTTCGTCCATGGTGTAAATGACTTGGAGACCGGAAGACAAGGATTGgaccaaaaaaagcaagtatAACGACACAACGTCAATCTAAAGCCAAAGAAGGAAACCCCATAAGTCTGATGGATGTCCGGGGTCGAGCTTCTCGCGGGCGACAGTCCGTACTTGTAAGTGATCGTAGTCTTTCACATCATAGATGTCTTCCCCGGTGTTCAAATGAAACTTGCAATGCAGGGCATGCGTGGGGGTTTGCTGGGACTTGAAGGCCTCCAACCGTTTGGATTGCCGCATCCAGCACGACAAAATCCCTCGGAGGCAGAGCACGCAAGTTTGACCCAATTCATAGGTCTTACCGCGGTCATCATCAATGCGTCTGAAGTATTTGAAAGATTATAGATAGAAAGATACGTGTAGGCTGTCTCTTCATGAGGTGCCGCCTCTCACTTGTAAGCTTGACACAGACTCCACAAGGCCATGCCGGCGTAGATGCTGGATCGAACGCAACCCACGGTCGTATCACTCGAGTTGTCCGGGAAAAGCCCCGTGGTGCAACTTTGATAGCGCAGCAATTGCCGTTTGACTAAAAGAAAGAGGCATTGATTGGCCACAGGCTAAGACGGAGGCCAGAAATATGTGGCTTAACCTTTCGCATTAGCCTAACATACCTAAACCGTAGTAGAAATCCAAATCGGCAATGGTCGTGCCGATGTCATCGAGGCTGCTGCTGGTCAGGCCTTCCAGGCCTTCAAAGCCCGCATCCGAGTTTCGCTGTGACGAGCTGAACAAAGAGGGCGGACCCAAGACCGACCTCCGCCGAGGGCTGTCATTCCCGTGCATATTCACCATGAGGGTGGTGTTACTCGTGCTCGAGGTGCCTAAAAGTAGGCCGAGGTAGTTTAAGATGATTAAGGCTGGTCGTACCCAATCTTAAGGCTAGATCCAACCCCAAAGACGTTTCCATAACCGAATAAAACAATTAATACGGATGGATGGGGCCATATTTGGCCCCAGAACTACCCAACGTTTGAGCCTAGACCACAccatttcagttttcaatGACTGTTTTCTCCAACTCTATTGGGGCGTCAATCCGATCCGGCCAAAACGGTCGAGTTGTTAATGGCGGCTGATTTTGGCTCCCTGAAAACGTCTTGACCTACCCGGGGGTGCCATCCTCAACAACTCAACTCAACAGGCTGGGAAGTGGGGTGGGAAGAACTCCATCCAACCCACCGAGCTAGCCCAGATTTGGGTTTTGTTGTGGATGGTGGATACGTGTTGTGTAATTGGATTGGGTGGCTGATGGCTGATATGATATGAGATGGTGGGTGGCCTATCCGAATTGCGGGAACTAGACTGCCCATACATCatacacaaacacacacacaaacacaaacACGCCCATGAGGTGTACTGACCCGTGCCAAATCGTCGTCTCTCTCTGCGGGGTCCGTCCCGATGAAGGGCTTCGAGTGACATTTCGGGAAACACTGTGAAATCCGGTTTTAGGGTCGTGGTGTCCATTTTGGGCTGTGGTGGCTCTTGATGATCCGTCTAACCACCATTCCAGGCCAGAGGCTAAATCGTTCTTTCAACGCGAGtaagtcagtgagtgagtgtattTCAAGATCAGGGTTGGATgtctgtgtgtctgtgtgtgttgTCTGTGAAATTGTGAAGGACCACAACAAGCCCATGGATGCATACACTACATAGCCAATGATGGCGGGAAGATGAGGGAAAGCAAGGTCGAACGAGTCAAAGACGGCACAGAGAAATACACACAAGCATTGCGTGGCTTGGGCTGGGCCCACCCATGGGCCGGGACGGAAGGCCAGACACTCTCTCGTTCAGCTGAGGCCAATCCATGTCACTGGGCATATGGCATGGCGGGAAATCTGTTCCCCAATCAAGGTTGGGCGGGAGAAATCTCAACTTATTCGTGAGAGACACAATGCCGTCAGGTCTTTGATACAGGCCGCATCGAAAGCATCACACCGGGCGAGTGATGCTGGGAACGACACACCAATTCCCATGATTTTATGGATAACATTAACTGGCATCGAGGATGGGCTTCGTTTCGCCACAAGGCTATAATACCCTAATGTCAGAGTCCCAACataatcaattacaatttgtAGATTTAATTGTCACTCGATGGGACTTCAATGGACTAAAAGGCTTCAAATAAGGTCCAGATTGTCCGTAAGGAGTCCCACTGGGAAGGGCT
This window harbors:
- the LOC131885446 gene encoding uncharacterized protein LOC131885446, with the protein product MIHFSRSCCCYSPRDGAIIIGITFMICSTVALLLEIGLIVEWSDIKDNMNEHLRHFTYPLILVSFVLSFTSLIFSILLLSGVKRGKSAFLIPWLIWSVLYLFIGLASSTYEIWTGGGSLTIKIILPITYALVHGFWGYSILCVYSYYGELRQGEKDKEHDDKEAEYCSDRNNHHESGFEPEPSEKDIIYLDDLFHPKIHPHDVWRVDNEGYDNPYGYTANQRTSTRGKRKKKTFTM